CGGTTCCTTGGATGTCAATTATCGGGAAGTAGTAGTCTCTGTCGGGACTTCCACGAATGCACGAAGTCCAGGGGGAACATGGCGACGTCCAGGATAGTAGAGGCACAACCCATCAATCTGCGGGGCACCAATCGTCAAGCACAGTCCGCAGTGAGCCGAGAGCCGAGGCGTCAGCGACACTCACAAGTGGCACGTAGGCGAAGCCTATCCATTGTCCGACCGCTGCTATCATCATTGGAATATTGTCCAGCGTGAGCGGACCCGGGACGTCAATGATCAGCTGTTCTCCATGCTTTTCAAACTCCCAGCGATATAGCTTGCCGGTGGGCAGCCTGTGACGGATACAGCGATGATGGAGAAGATCTTGTGGTGCTTCCGGTATTCTCACCGAAGCAAGATAATCTTGTGAGGCTACCACAACGAACTTTGTCGGCCCGCCGAACGGAACCGCGATCATATCTTGTGGAACCGGTTTGGTCAGCCGCACGCCGCTGCGCGTCCGCTCGAAAAGCGACATACCGAGATTATCCTCGAGCCCTGATCGCCGGGCTTATACTAGCTCGGGCCTTTCTGAGACGGAAACGGCTCCGGGTCCGCGTAGCCCTGTCCGTCGGTGCGGCAGCATCTCTGCCGCCCGGGGCCGTCATATTAGTCCGGGCACCCCGGCTCGCCGGGTTCGCAGGCACGTCGCTGCGGTCTGCGGCGGTCACTGTCTCCACCCCTACGGTCACGATTGTCGTCGCCGCGGCGGATGAGGCGATCGCCATCATCGCCCCCACGTTCGACGTTCCGGCGGCTGCGATCGCCGCGGGGCAGATCACGGTCAAAGTCCGGCTGCCTGTCGACATCAGGCCTGCGGTTGGGCGCGCGACCGAAATCCGGAAGGCGCTCCGGGCGATCGTCAAGGTCCCGGCGTCTTTCAGGGGGACGGCTAAAATCGGGCCTCCGCTTCAATCTCCCGTCGAATTCCGGGGGCGGAGCTGGCCCCGGCTCGAAATCAGGTCCGCGGCTGGGCGGCCGGTAAGGTTCCGCACGGCGATCCGGGCCGCGATAGAAGTCGGCTCCGCGGCGCCAGCGATCGCGGTCGCGATAAAAGTCACGGTCGCGGTAGTGACGATCCCAATAGCTGCCGAAGCTGAAGACAACGACGGGAATACCGAGCCGGCGATAATATTGCGGTCCGACATAAACGCGGCGCTGTTGATAAAGTGCCTGGATATATCGGCCGTGCACCCAGCCACGGCCGTCGTAGAACTCCACGTCGCACCATGGCACGTCGGCAAGGCAACCGTAGATCTCGATGGATTCGCCGGCCGGAATCACCGTGATCGCCGGATACGCGGTGCTTGGGCCTGCGCGCATATTGACGTTTGCCGTCGCGAAGCCTGCTGCCGCCTGAGCGACCGCCGGGGCAAGCAAGAGCATACCGGTCGTGGCAATTTTCAAAAGGGTGCGTTTCACGATCAACTCCCTGGCGGGGGCAGGCGTCATGGCAAATCGGAATTACCCCGGCTTCCTCCGGTTCCCGGTCATAGTTGGGGGCGCCCGCCAGCGTGTGTCAGGCGGCCAACATCGTCTTGTCTTTCAATGGTTTATAGCGCGTTTTGCATGAACGCAGCTTGAACGGAAGAATGCGTCCAGTGGCGCAGTCACGGGCGCAGTGATCGTGGGCAACATTCCCGACCGGCGTCTTGAGCGGCTCCACGAATTCACGAGAGCTGGTGGTCCCAAGGATTGATGATGGCAATTCCGGTACCTTCGAAGTCCGCGACATTGCGCGTCGCCAGGGCTGCGCCGCATGAACGAGCGATCGCGGCAATCTGTGCGTCGAACTGGCTGATAGGGCGGCCGGCCTTGCGCCGCTCCACGGCCAGCGTGGCATAGGCGTCCGCTGCCTCGCTGTCGAATGGCAAAATGCGCCCGGCAAAATCCTCGCGGAAGATCGGCACGATCGCCGCCTCGAGGTCGCGCCGACGGCGTCCATCCGGCAGCAGCCGCAGTCCGTAAAGGATCTCCGCTTCGGTGACGTTCGTGGTGAACACCGACGTCGGCGGCTGCTC
The Ensifer sp. WSM1721 genome window above contains:
- a CDS encoding LysR substrate-binding domain-containing protein; the encoded protein is MSLFERTRSGVRLTKPVPQDMIAVPFGGPTKFVVVASQDYLASVRIPEAPQDLLHHRCIRHRLPTGKLYRWEFEKHGEQLIIDVPGPLTLDNIPMMIAAVGQWIGFAYVPLVSVADASALGSLRTVLDDWCPAD
- a CDS encoding SH3 domain-containing protein, translating into MKRTLLKIATTGMLLLAPAVAQAAAGFATANVNMRAGPSTAYPAITVIPAGESIEIYGCLADVPWCDVEFYDGRGWVHGRYIQALYQQRRVYVGPQYYRRLGIPVVVFSFGSYWDRHYRDRDFYRDRDRWRRGADFYRGPDRRAEPYRPPSRGPDFEPGPAPPPEFDGRLKRRPDFSRPPERRRDLDDRPERLPDFGRAPNRRPDVDRQPDFDRDLPRGDRSRRNVERGGDDGDRLIRRGDDNRDRRGGDSDRRRPQRRACEPGEPGCPD
- a CDS encoding type II toxin-antitoxin system VapC family toxin yields the protein MIILDTNVLSELLTPAPSVAVEAWLAEQPPTSVFTTNVTEAEILYGLRLLPDGRRRRDLEAAIVPIFREDFAGRILPFDSEAADAYATLAVERRKAGRPISQFDAQIAAIARSCGAALATRNVADFEGTGIAIINPWDHQLS